The stretch of DNA ACGCACCATATTCAAACCGTTGAGAAAGAAAATAATAAAAGATGCATAACACATATTTGTCCTTAAAAGCCCCGCCAAAGATGGCCCCAAAACACTTTTGTGCTTGAAATGGCGTATATCGGTGTTATCTTTCGCCAACTGGCGAACTGAAAAACAATCCGTGAAAATCCGTTTTATCTGTGGCTTTTATTTTCTGGCGCGGCATTGGCTTGGGACTCCGGAATATTTTGAATCTCCAGAACGGCCCTATTCTTTCGTCTTATCTCTGAAAAGACCCTTCGCCAACCACGTGTAATTTCATCAAATTTGTTGTCCCGCGCGCGAAAATCGGAGCGCCTAGCAGCACGGAAACAACATCACCTTTTTTTACCAATTCTTTTTCGATGAGAATCTCTTCGGTTTTTGCAAAAATAGCGTCGGTGTTTTCCAGATAATCCATGCGAAACGGCGTGACCCCCCAGGATAAATTTAATTGTCGGCGCACAACATCCGATGGCGTAAAAGCGATAATATTTGTTTTGGGTTTGTACTTGGCTACCATCCGCGCGGTGAAGCCCGATTTGGAAAATGCCACAATAGCGCGCGTGTTCAAATGTTCCGCAGCTTCGCAGGCAGAATTGCTCACGGCATCGGCGATGGATTGCGTTTTCTCATCCGCTCTCAGATGCGGCACGGCAATGAAATCTCTGTGACTTTCGGCTTCCCGAATAATTTTGTCCATCACGCGCACTGCTTCCACAGGAAATTTGCCGGTGGCAGTTTCGGCAGAAAGCATCACCGCATCGGTGCCGTCGTAAATGGCATTTGCCACATCGGACACTTCCGCCCGCGTGGGACGAGAAAAAAGACGCATGGATTCCAGCATCTGCGTGGCAGTAATTACCGGCTTGCCCTTCTTGATCGCCTTGCGAATGATGATTTTTTGCAAAGAAGGCACCTGCTCCAGCGGCATCTCCACGCCCAGATCGCCGCGCGCAACCATCACGCCGTCCGCAACTTCGATAATTTCATCGAGAAAATGAATGGCTTCTGGCTTCTCCAGCTTGGCGATGACCATGATTTCGCTTCGATTTTGCTCAATAATTTTTTTTATTTTCAAAATATCATCCGGATGCCGCACAAAAGACATGGCGACAAAATCCACTTTTTGCTCGATGCCAAACTGCAAATCGGCGACATCTTTTTTCGTTAGCGAAGGCTGGCTGATGCGCACGCCCGGCAAATTGATCCCTTTGTGATCGGAAAGCGCGCCGCCTTCGACAATTTCGCACTCGACTTTTTCGCCGTCTGAGCGAAGCACTTTCAATTTGATCAAACCGTCGTCGAGCAAAATCGCGTTTCCCGGGCTGACATCACTGGCGAGATGCCGGTAGGTCGTGGAAATTAATTTTTCTGTTCCCCAAACTTCTTCGGTCGTAATCGTAATTCTCTCACCTGTTTTGAGAAATATTTTTCCGTTTTTCATCTTGCCCACGCGTAACTTTGGGCCCTGCAAATCTTGCAGAATCGCAACGGATTTATTTAACTTCTCCGCCACGCGGCGGATAATTTCAATTCTTTGCCGATATTCTTCGTGGCTGCCATAGGAAAAATTTAGCCGCGCCACATCCATGCCTGCGTTCACTAACCGCACAATTTTCTCTTCCGTCGCCGTCGCCGGTCCCAAAGTGCACACAATTTTCGCCTTTCGCATCTTTCACCTCTCTCATCGAATTCGTTCTAAAATCTTCCCATTTGTTCGAAAAACAACCGCGCCGGAGTAATCGGTGCGAGCAATTTTTATTTTCATTTTTTCTAACCGTTCAATCACCTCATCTGAAGGAAAACCAAATTTGTTCATTTTTCCCACGCTGATCACGGCAAAATCCGGTCTCACATTTTGCACGAATTCCTCGCAACTGGAAGTATTGCTCCCGTGATGGGCAATTTTCAGCACGTCCGCTTGCAAAAAATCGCCGTAGCGAACGAGCGCAACTTCCGCCTCTTTTTCGATATCGCCGGTGAACAGAAATTTTTTCTCCCCGTAAATCAATTTCAAAACGACTGAGTTGTTATTCACATCATCGGGATTCATGCGCAGAAAATCTTTCATCGGCTGCAACGCAACCAAACAGTGTGAACCAGTGGAATCCAGCATTGTCGGCGCACTCACTGCCACGTGCTCCGCGTCGAGTAAAAATTTGTACAAATGACAAATATCGCTATCGTGGTAAATGCCGTTGTCCACCACACGCTGCACGCTGATGTGTCGCAAAATTTCCGGCAATCCGCCGATGTGATCATTGTCCGCGTGGGACAAAACGATCGTGTCCAGATGGCGAATGTGTTTCCTTTTCAAAAAAGGCAAAATAAAAAAATCGGCCGCATTGAAATTTTCTGATTGGGGACCGCCGTCGATGAGCATATTCTTCCCGTCAGGAAATTGAATAAAAATGGAATCTCCCTGTCCCACGTCCAAAAATGTCACGTACAGCCAGTTATCATCGGAAAAAACCGAACCCCACAGAGAAATGTTTCCCAAAATCAGCGCCAAAAAAAGGGCGATTTTTGCCACGCGCTTTTTATTGATATTCAGAAAAATCCAAAGCAGAATGTAAAACAAAACGACGAACTGAAAATTGCTCACAAAAACATCAGCCGACGCCCAGTGAAAATTTCCTGCGACGTTAGTCAGCGCGAGTAAAATTCGCGCGAACAAAGTATTGGCATAGGCAAAAATATCTCCGACAGCAAAAATCAAAAAAGAGAAAATCAGCGATGCAAAACCGTAAGCGATCACCACGCCCACCAGAGGAATCACGATCAAATTCATGAAAACAGCGATCAGCGGCACGCGGTGAAAATAGTACACCGTCAGTGGCAGGGTTCCCAACTGCGCCGACAGCGAAACAAGAAACAGAGTGCCGATACTGTTGCCAAATTTTCCGACAGTCAATTTACGAAAAAGTGCGCTCTTTTCAAAGAGAATTTTTAATTTTTGGTAGCCATAAATGATGGCGATCACTGCCGCAAATGACAATTGAAAAGATGCCTGAAACAAATCTTGCGGATGAATAAGCAAAATGATCAACGCTGCCGCGGAAATCACATTCCAGATGTCAATGGGGCGTTGCAGCCATTTTCCCAGCAGAAAAATTCCCGCCATCAACGACGCGCGCACGATGGGCGGTTTGAATCCGACGATTAGATTGTAGGCAATCAGTCCCAGAATGATGAGCAAATATCCCTGCCGTCGGGGAACGCGGAAAACGCCGAGCAGGCTCCAGAAAATGAGCAAAATATAACCTACGTGCAGCCCGGAAATTGCCAGCGCGTGAATCACGCCGCTGCGCGCGAACGAATCGCGAATGCGGTAGGAAATTTCGCTGCGCTCGCCGATGAGCAATCCTTTCAGCAGCGCCGCCACATCGCCGGAATAGAGTTTGTCGATTTGCTCCGCAATTTTTGCTTTCACTCTTGCCGCCAGCGCCAGAATTGAAAAGCTGCGTTTTTGCGGGAGACAAATTACCTGCCAGTCTGAGCGAATGTTCACAAGACCGTAAATTCCCTGCGCCGCCAAAAATTTCCGATAATTAAAATCGCCGGGGTTTCTCTCCCCGGGCGGAGTTTCGATTTTTCCCAGAAATTTTAACCTATCGCCATAAGCCAATGGCAAAACGAAATTCCGCAAACGCAGCAAAATTTTTCCCTCGGTGGCATAGCTACGTCCCTGAAAGAGCACCGTATCCGGTTCAAATTCAATGCGCATACCGGAGTTTTTCTTTTGCGGAAAGCCGCAAACTTCGCCGGTAACGATGAGATTTTCTCTGGTGTCGGTGAAATATTTGATGTGATTTTTTGAAAATAAATGGCTGGAAAGTGAAAGCCGCATCGCCCCAGCGGAGATGAGAGTGATGAGTAAAAAATAGCCGGCGAGTGGAGGAGAAAATTTTAAACTGACCAACGAGATAACAGCGAAGAAAATCAACATTCCAAAAATGAGTACAGGAGGCGGTTCCAGCAAATACGCCGCAATAATTCCCAGCAGAAAAGGGAGAAGAGCTTTCAGAGCCGGTTTGGTTTGCAATCGTTTGAGAATATCATCCATTGCGTCGGAAAAATTCGGTCAACAATCACAACTTTTTCTGTAAAAATCGAATAAATTCATCCACTTCGTTCGCTAAATCTTCCAGCGTGCCGTCGTTGCGAATCACGTAATCAGCGCGGCGGATTTTCTCTTCCAGCGGCATCTGCGAAACAATTCGGCGCTCGATTTCCGCCTCGTTAATATCGTCCCGCTTTCTCAGCCGCTCAAAAATCGCCTTTCTCGAAGCACTGACGACAAGAATCACGTCGTAGTGAATATCAGAGCCAGCCTCGAATATCAGCGCCGCCTCGACGCCGGCGATGGGGCGCCTGCCTTTTTGCGCGATTTTTCCCAGCAATTGATGTTCGTACTGAATAACCCGCGGATGGACGATGTCGTTCACCTTCCCCCGCATTTCAGGATCGGAAAATAAAATTTCCGCCATTCGTCCCCGATTCAATTTTCCGTCAGGCTGGTAAATTCCTTCACGCAAAAGATCAACCAATTGCGCTCGAATTTTCGGATCGTGATTCATCAAAATTTTCGCCAGCCGATCCGCAGCAAAAATGGGGATTCGCCTCTGACGTAAAAGATGACTGACTTCAGATTTGCCGCAGCCAATGCCGCCGGTGATGCCGAGTTTTAGCATTTATTCAATTTGTTTTTTTGCACGCGGACACACACGGATTCTGCGGATTTGCACTGATTTATCAATTAATTTCCGCAGAAATTCGTTCGTAAGTGTTTATCAACGTTCTATTATTTCATCTCTTCTGTGTGATTGATTGTTTTTTGAAATATCAAAATTATTTTTTTAAGATAAGTGACAACTCATTAGCTAACACTTTCACCCACTACTATCTTCATGAAATTGATATCTCTTTTTCAGTTGCTAAATATGAAGCGTATTCGAGGCACGCCTTGATATCTTCGATTGTAATCCCCGGAAAATTTTCTAAAATTATATCAAAACCATCACCAGCAGCCAAATGGCTTAAAATTATATGAACCGGAATGCTAATTCTCTTTAGGTAAGAAAATCCACTACAAATTTTTGAATATGAAAAATAATTCGTTCTTTGATTTATATTATTATATATGAATGACCAGTTGGAAAATTTTAAGTAAAATAGCAATGAAAATAATAAAAGCCTTACGGCTTAATTCCTAAATTGGAGTGGAGTTATGGAGTTAAGGCGTCAGCCTTTTAAAAACAATAAATTAGCGACCTATGTTCAATTTTAACTGGTCATTCGCATTATTATTTTCATTCCCAACTTTGCTTTGTTACATTTTTAAACATAAAAGCATTCTATTAATTTCAATCAAAAGACTTTCGAAGCTACTATCTTACCTCTTGCTCACATTTGTAATGGTAACTCCAACAACTTTTTTCCCGCGAAGTCTGAGCAAAATTCCATCCGGCAAAATATCAGTGTCAGTTGCGTGTTGTGGTCGTTCAAAGCTGATGTATAAAACGTCGGCTTCTTCATCAAAATCAAACCAGATATGTTTTGAACCAAGTTTTTTGATGAAGGGTAACGCATTAAAAATGTCTTTCACTACTGTGGTTTCCATAATATTTTCCTCTTCAATAATTTTTCGATCTTACTGGTAAAAAAAGCGGTAATAACAAATCCATCCGAATTCTCTTTTATTTCTCGATAGATAACCAAAAGTGTTTTTCTTTTAGAAACGAATCTTACTGCCCACAATTCTCCCTCGTTTCCTTGCACTATCATATCAGGATTTGCAATAGCCTCCAAAACATCGAAATAATGACCAGCCATCTCATCATGGTTTTCAACAACATGAGTCCATCTTTCAGTCGTCAGTCGAATAGGTATATTGTTTATTGAATAAGCGAAATTATTCATCATTATTTTAATTTTTAATATCTTTGCTTTGTCAAACGTTAATTTCTAAGGCAAGTCAAAATCCACCTATTACCTTCTTAATATACCACAAAAAACCACTTCTGTCAAGCAAATTTATCCGATTCGTAAACTGCCCGCTGAAGAACCCATTTTTTGATCGGCTTCCACAGTAACATCGAAATCGGCACCAGCAAATTTAGCAACGGGAATAAAATGAGAAACCAGAAACCTGTTTTGACGAGTATCGGCGGAATCGAAAATCCTTTTGCCACCAGAGCAGCGGCGTGGTTGAGCAGACTGGGTTTGACGATCACCAGCGCCAGCGCGTACCATTTGACGTATTTGAATTTCAACAATGTTCTCAATGGCAGAGTTCTCCAGACAGCGCCGGATGCGCGGGCAATTTTTGCCATTCTTCCCGTTTGAATCGCCGTGCGGCTGCCCTGCCGCACGATGGTTCGCTCCGTGATTGTTCCGCCGCGCAGGGCGGCAGCTCCGGATTTGGCAGACCTGGCAAACCAGGAAACTACCGGAATCAACACCACAACATCCAGCCCGGCATCGAGCAATTCTTTGCCTGTAACGTGGGACAGGCCACGTGTCGCAACAGCAGCGTTGAAATTGGAAAGCCCGCCGCTGAAAAAATTGACGATGGTACTGGTGGTGGTCGCCACGTAATTTCGTTTTGCTCCGGATTCGGTAAAAATGAAACGCGCCAGAAAATTGTGTTTTTGATATTGGATTTCATTGAGCACAGAGAGCAAGCGCTTCTGGCGGTCAGTAAGCGAATCGGCTTGCGGAGATTTTCCGAAAATCTTGTCGAGCAGTTGGTTAAATTGCTCTTCAGCGGAAATGGCGAGATTTCCTTCGTTGTAAAAATAATCGAGCACCGGAATCACGTGATGCGGGCCAAATTCGTCGATGATCTGATAAAAGAGATGAAAATCTTTCAAT from Calditrichota bacterium encodes:
- a CDS encoding DUF2283 domain-containing protein, whose amino-acid sequence is METTVVKDIFNALPFIKKLGSKHIWFDFDEEADVLYISFERPQHATDTDILPDGILLRLRGKKVVGVTITNVSKR
- the pyk gene encoding pyruvate kinase, producing the protein MRKAKIVCTLGPATATEEKIVRLVNAGMDVARLNFSYGSHEEYRQRIEIIRRVAEKLNKSVAILQDLQGPKLRVGKMKNGKIFLKTGERITITTEEVWGTEKLISTTYRHLASDVSPGNAILLDDGLIKLKVLRSDGEKVECEIVEGGALSDHKGINLPGVRISQPSLTKKDVADLQFGIEQKVDFVAMSFVRHPDDILKIKKIIEQNRSEIMVIAKLEKPEAIHFLDEIIEVADGVMVARGDLGVEMPLEQVPSLQKIIIRKAIKKGKPVITATQMLESMRLFSRPTRAEVSDVANAIYDGTDAVMLSAETATGKFPVEAVRVMDKIIREAESHRDFIAVPHLRADEKTQSIADAVSNSACEAAEHLNTRAIVAFSKSGFTARMVAKYKPKTNIIAFTPSDVVRRQLNLSWGVTPFRMDYLENTDAIFAKTEEILIEKELVKKGDVVSVLLGAPIFARGTTNLMKLHVVGEGSFQR
- a CDS encoding dephospho-CoA kinase; its protein translation is MLKLGITGGIGCGKSEVSHLLRQRRIPIFAADRLAKILMNHDPKIRAQLVDLLREGIYQPDGKLNRGRMAEILFSDPEMRGKVNDIVHPRVIQYEHQLLGKIAQKGRRPIAGVEAALIFEAGSDIHYDVILVVSASRKAIFERLRKRDDINEAEIERRIVSQMPLEEKIRRADYVIRNDGTLEDLANEVDEFIRFLQKKL
- a CDS encoding DNA internalization-related competence protein ComEC/Rec2, whose product is MDDILKRLQTKPALKALLPFLLGIIAAYLLEPPPVLIFGMLIFFAVISLVSLKFSPPLAGYFLLITLISAGAMRLSLSSHLFSKNHIKYFTDTRENLIVTGEVCGFPQKKNSGMRIEFEPDTVLFQGRSYATEGKILLRLRNFVLPLAYGDRLKFLGKIETPPGERNPGDFNYRKFLAAQGIYGLVNIRSDWQVICLPQKRSFSILALAARVKAKIAEQIDKLYSGDVAALLKGLLIGERSEISYRIRDSFARSGVIHALAISGLHVGYILLIFWSLLGVFRVPRRQGYLLIILGLIAYNLIVGFKPPIVRASLMAGIFLLGKWLQRPIDIWNVISAAALIILLIHPQDLFQASFQLSFAAVIAIIYGYQKLKILFEKSALFRKLTVGKFGNSIGTLFLVSLSAQLGTLPLTVYYFHRVPLIAVFMNLIVIPLVGVVIAYGFASLIFSFLIFAVGDIFAYANTLFARILLALTNVAGNFHWASADVFVSNFQFVVLFYILLWIFLNINKKRVAKIALFLALILGNISLWGSVFSDDNWLYVTFLDVGQGDSIFIQFPDGKNMLIDGGPQSENFNAADFFILPFLKRKHIRHLDTIVLSHADNDHIGGLPEILRHISVQRVVDNGIYHDSDICHLYKFLLDAEHVAVSAPTMLDSTGSHCLVALQPMKDFLRMNPDDVNNNSVVLKLIYGEKKFLFTGDIEKEAEVALVRYGDFLQADVLKIAHHGSNTSSCEEFVQNVRPDFAVISVGKMNKFGFPSDEVIERLEKMKIKIARTDYSGAVVFRTNGKILERIR
- a CDS encoding DUF433 domain-containing protein gives rise to the protein MNQRTNYFSYSKICSGFSYLKRISIPVHIILSHLAAGDGFDIILENFPGITIEDIKACLEYASYLATEKEISIS